The Lysobacter enzymogenes genome window below encodes:
- a CDS encoding HlyD family secretion protein has product MRIHALRCAVFFALASAATLSAAAAPLRVDGEVYARRSSPLMPPNIERMWQFNITQLAPDGAPVKRGQAVISFDSSDVIKQLTEKRSTLKEKQSELEKLDLELAERERTERLATAEAQAALEKAKRKTEQPAELIAGVEYRKLVVAREQAERKMELARKREVLSAEQRRQERRLLAAERDQLQADVDRLQRSQQALDVVAPRDGLMMHRSNFEGEKFDVGSQVWVGQTVAEIPDMSTLAVRAELAERDLGQVKVGAPVRIVVEGGAGSVLRGKVASVGRAVRSKSQVQPVPVLDLDVQLDDPRAPLRPGQAVRVEIAAAAAGAAR; this is encoded by the coding sequence ATGAGAATCCATGCGCTGCGTTGCGCTGTTTTCTTCGCGCTGGCGTCGGCCGCAACGCTGTCCGCTGCGGCCGCGCCGTTGCGCGTCGACGGCGAAGTCTACGCGCGCCGTTCCTCGCCGCTGATGCCGCCGAACATCGAACGCATGTGGCAGTTCAACATCACCCAGCTCGCGCCCGACGGCGCGCCGGTCAAGCGCGGGCAGGCGGTGATCAGCTTCGACAGCAGCGACGTGATCAAGCAGCTCACCGAGAAGCGCAGCACGCTCAAGGAAAAGCAGAGCGAGCTGGAAAAGCTCGACCTGGAACTGGCCGAGCGCGAGCGCACCGAGCGGCTGGCCACCGCCGAGGCGCAGGCCGCGCTGGAGAAAGCCAAGCGCAAGACCGAGCAGCCGGCCGAGCTGATCGCCGGCGTCGAGTACCGCAAGCTGGTGGTCGCGCGCGAACAGGCCGAACGCAAGATGGAACTGGCGCGCAAGCGCGAAGTCCTGTCGGCCGAGCAGCGCCGCCAGGAGCGGCGCCTGCTGGCCGCCGAACGCGACCAGTTGCAGGCCGACGTGGATCGCCTGCAGCGCTCGCAACAGGCGCTCGACGTGGTCGCGCCGCGCGACGGGCTGATGATGCACCGAAGCAATTTCGAAGGCGAAAAATTCGATGTCGGCTCGCAGGTCTGGGTCGGCCAGACCGTGGCCGAGATTCCCGACATGAGCACGCTGGCGGTGCGCGCGGAACTCGCCGAGCGCGACCTGGGCCAGGTCAAGGTCGGCGCGCCGGTGCGGATCGTGGTCGAAGGCGGCGCCGGCAGCGTGCTGCGCGGCAAGGTCGCCTCGGTCGGGCGCGCGGTGCGCAGCAAATCGCAGGTGCAGCCGGTGCCGGTGCTGGACCTGGACGTGCAGCTCGACGATCCGCGCGCGCCGCTGCGGCCGGGGCAGGCGGTGCGGGTCGAGATCGCGGCGGCGGCGGCGGGAGCGGCGCGATGA
- a CDS encoding efflux RND transporter periplasmic adaptor subunit, whose protein sequence is MALPLWLAACSGELAPAATETVAAAPLRLSVRGEGELKSAKATPLSVPGRNWAARQVEWMLPEGSAVKKGDLIARFSADQGKQELAQTLIDLQRNQLARAAKQGDLDTAQSKVGVDLAQVAVQLAIAERYASADLSTLARNEVLDAVQDRSFLTSKQDILQWQRGQAGVRGGAELAVLDAQRATYDIAAKTRQADLDALELRAPNDGVLMLATNWQGDKANIGATLRAGFDYGSLPDASAMELDLSLPQIEAQGVKVGNAVEMFPVGRPEQTIRSKLSWVASAAKVRNQQSPVKYLSMKAPIPAEAIARYKLVPGQQLQARVVLLDAPKALSVANVAVDSDDGRDYVRVRDGAGFQRREVQLGVRGPARSQVLSGLREGDAVLLAEAGAIDAPTAKAEDAAKDAAAQDKKAAAKPQPAQAVGR, encoded by the coding sequence TTGGCGCTGCCTCTCTGGTTGGCCGCCTGCTCCGGCGAACTCGCGCCGGCCGCGACCGAAACCGTCGCCGCGGCGCCGCTGCGGCTCAGCGTGCGCGGCGAGGGCGAGCTCAAGTCGGCCAAGGCCACGCCGCTGAGCGTGCCCGGCCGCAACTGGGCCGCGCGTCAGGTCGAGTGGATGCTGCCGGAAGGCAGCGCGGTCAAGAAGGGCGACCTGATCGCGCGCTTCAGCGCCGACCAGGGCAAGCAGGAACTGGCGCAGACCCTGATCGACCTGCAGCGCAACCAGCTCGCGCGCGCGGCCAAGCAGGGCGATCTGGACACCGCGCAGAGCAAGGTCGGGGTCGATCTGGCCCAGGTCGCGGTGCAGTTGGCGATCGCCGAACGCTACGCCAGCGCCGACCTGAGCACGCTGGCGCGCAACGAGGTGCTCGACGCGGTCCAGGACCGCAGCTTCCTGACCTCCAAGCAGGACATCCTGCAATGGCAGCGCGGCCAGGCCGGGGTGCGCGGCGGCGCCGAGCTGGCGGTGCTCGACGCCCAGCGCGCGACCTACGACATCGCCGCCAAGACCCGCCAGGCCGACCTGGACGCGCTGGAACTGCGCGCGCCCAACGACGGCGTGCTGATGCTCGCGACCAACTGGCAGGGCGACAAGGCCAACATCGGCGCGACCCTGCGCGCGGGTTTCGATTACGGCAGCCTGCCCGACGCGTCGGCGATGGAACTGGACCTGAGCCTGCCGCAGATCGAGGCGCAGGGGGTCAAGGTCGGCAACGCGGTCGAGATGTTCCCGGTCGGCCGGCCCGAACAGACGATCCGCAGCAAGCTGTCCTGGGTCGCCAGCGCGGCCAAGGTGCGCAATCAGCAGAGTCCGGTGAAGTATCTGAGCATGAAGGCGCCGATTCCGGCCGAAGCGATCGCGCGCTACAAGCTGGTGCCGGGCCAGCAGTTGCAGGCGCGGGTGGTGCTGCTGGACGCGCCCAAGGCCTTGAGCGTGGCCAACGTCGCGGTCGACAGCGACGACGGCCGCGACTACGTGCGGGTGCGCGACGGCGCCGGCTTCCAGCGCCGCGAGGTCCAGCTCGGCGTGCGCGGGCCGGCGCGTTCGCAGGTGCTGTCGGGCCTGCGCGAAGGCGATGCGGTGTTGCTGGCCGAAGCCGGCGCGATCGACGCGCCGACCGCCAAGGCCGAAGACGCGGCCAAGGACGCGGCCGCGCAAGACAAGAAGGCCGCGGCGAAACCGCAACCGGCGCAGGCGGTGGGCCGATGA
- a CDS encoding ABC transporter permease, with protein MSRALGWLPPIWREAVEELWRRRLRTLLTLLGLIFGVGAIVAMQAVGEGSRREALHLVESLGLNNLIAEAKLQQDENSLREIRARSLGLSLADADAALAVVPGAQRYAAEKPVRTHSVFSDHGRSDAQASGVSPDYFELSSLRVAKGRALSADDDRALAAVAVLGHQAAADLFPHMDPLGRYLKVNHVWLQVVGVLADRDLSKDQFEGVQLGLESNRVYVPLASARARFKFNPQEDEIDRFLLRLGDPSQLAAGARVLSTVLGQRHAGSADFRLVVPQQLFQQHQKTQRIFRVVMGAIAGVSLLVGGIGIMNIMLANVLERRREIGLLRALGARRRDVVAQFLREATVICVAGAALGLLFGVLLAYLIAAFAGWQVAWAPLPVLLSAAFCAAVGLAFGVYPARQAARLDPIAALRHD; from the coding sequence ATGAGCCGCGCGCTGGGCTGGCTGCCGCCGATCTGGCGCGAAGCGGTCGAGGAACTGTGGCGGCGCCGGCTGCGCACCTTGCTGACCTTGCTCGGTCTGATCTTCGGCGTCGGCGCGATCGTGGCGATGCAGGCGGTCGGCGAGGGCAGCCGGCGCGAAGCGCTGCACCTGGTCGAAAGCCTCGGCCTCAACAATCTGATCGCCGAAGCCAAGCTGCAGCAGGACGAGAACAGCCTGCGCGAGATCCGCGCGCGCAGCCTCGGCCTGAGCCTGGCCGACGCCGACGCGGCGCTGGCGGTGGTGCCCGGCGCGCAGCGCTACGCCGCGGAAAAACCCGTGCGCACCCATTCGGTGTTCAGCGATCACGGCCGCAGCGACGCGCAGGCCAGCGGGGTCAGCCCGGACTACTTCGAACTGTCGTCGCTGCGCGTGGCCAAGGGCCGCGCGCTCAGCGCCGACGACGACCGCGCGCTGGCGGCGGTGGCGGTGCTCGGCCATCAGGCCGCGGCCGATCTGTTTCCGCACATGGATCCGCTCGGCCGCTATCTGAAGGTCAACCACGTGTGGCTGCAGGTGGTCGGCGTGCTGGCCGACCGCGACCTCAGCAAGGACCAGTTCGAAGGCGTGCAGCTGGGCCTGGAGAGCAACCGCGTGTACGTGCCGCTGGCCAGCGCGCGGGCGCGGTTCAAGTTCAATCCGCAGGAGGACGAAATCGACCGCTTCCTGCTGCGGCTCGGCGACCCCTCGCAACTGGCGGCCGGCGCGCGGGTGCTGTCGACGGTGCTCGGCCAGCGCCATGCCGGCAGCGCCGATTTCCGCCTGGTGGTGCCGCAGCAGCTGTTCCAGCAGCACCAGAAGACCCAGCGCATCTTCCGCGTGGTGATGGGCGCGATCGCCGGCGTGAGCCTGCTGGTCGGCGGCATCGGCATCATGAACATCATGCTCGCCAACGTATTGGAGCGGCGGCGCGAGATCGGCCTGCTGCGCGCGCTCGGCGCGCGCCGGCGCGACGTGGTCGCGCAGTTCCTGCGCGAGGCCACGGTGATCTGCGTCGCCGGCGCGGCGCTGGGCTTGCTGTTCGGCGTGCTGTTGGCGTATCTGATCGCCGCGTTCGCCGGCTGGCAGGTGGCGTGGGCGCCGCTGCCGGTGTTGCTGTCGGCGGCGTTCTGCGCGGCGGTGGGACTGGCGTTCGGGGTGTATCCGGCGCGGCAGGCGGCGCGGTTGGATCCGATCGCGGCGTTGAGGCATGACTGA
- a CDS encoding pyridoxal-phosphate dependent enzyme, protein MNAPDTPTLAAPAYTDILAAAARIAAHAHATPVLTSHALDELAGCRLHFKCENLQRGGAFKFRGACNAVFSLSDEQAARGIVTQSSGNHGAAIALAARLRGARATVVAPHNTPKVKLAAIRAYGAQVVFCEPAQSARDEATARVLADTGGVLVHPFNDPLVIAGQGTATLELMASAPGLDAVIAPVSGGGLLSGTAIAAHGADPGVAVYGAEPQGARDAHDSLREGRRITGRATDTVCDGLRAELGTLTFPILGSHVREVLLVDDAQAIAAMRLIWERMKLVVEPSGAVPLAAVLANRELFSGRSVGLIVSGGNVDLDQAAQWFAAHAS, encoded by the coding sequence ATGAACGCTCCCGATACCCCGACGCTCGCCGCCCCCGCCTACACCGACATCCTCGCCGCCGCCGCGCGCATCGCCGCGCATGCGCACGCGACTCCGGTGCTGACCTCGCACGCGCTCGACGAGCTCGCCGGCTGCCGGCTGCACTTCAAATGCGAGAACCTGCAGCGCGGCGGCGCGTTCAAGTTCCGCGGCGCCTGCAATGCGGTGTTCTCGCTGAGCGACGAACAGGCCGCGCGCGGCATCGTCACCCAGAGTTCCGGCAACCACGGCGCCGCCATCGCCCTGGCCGCGCGCCTGCGCGGCGCGCGCGCGACCGTGGTCGCGCCGCACAACACGCCCAAGGTCAAGCTCGCCGCGATCCGCGCCTACGGCGCGCAGGTGGTGTTCTGCGAACCCGCGCAGTCCGCGCGCGACGAAGCCACCGCGCGGGTGCTGGCCGACACCGGCGGCGTGCTGGTGCATCCGTTCAACGATCCGTTGGTGATCGCGGGGCAGGGCACCGCGACGCTGGAACTGATGGCGTCCGCGCCCGGCCTGGACGCGGTGATCGCGCCGGTCAGCGGCGGCGGCCTGCTGTCGGGCACCGCCATCGCCGCGCACGGCGCCGACCCGGGCGTTGCGGTCTACGGCGCCGAACCGCAGGGCGCGCGCGACGCCCACGACTCGCTGCGCGAAGGCCGGCGCATCACCGGCCGCGCCACCGACACGGTCTGCGACGGGCTGCGCGCGGAACTGGGCACGCTCACCTTTCCTATCCTTGGCTCACACGTGCGCGAGGTGTTGCTGGTCGACGACGCGCAGGCGATCGCGGCGATGCGGCTGATCTGGGAGCGGATGAAGCTGGTGGTCGAACCCTCCGGCGCGGTTCCGCTGGCGGCGGTGCTGGCGAACCGCGAATTGTTCTCCGGCCGCAGCGTCGGCCTGATCGTCTCCGGCGGCAATGTCGACCTCGATCAAGCGGCGCAATGGTTCGCCGCACACGCTTCGTGA